In one window of Harpia harpyja isolate bHarHar1 chromosome 11, bHarHar1 primary haplotype, whole genome shotgun sequence DNA:
- the AP1M1 gene encoding AP-1 complex subunit mu-1: MSASAVYVLDLKGKVLICRNYRGDVDMSEVEHFMPILMEKEEEGTLSPILAHGGVRFMWIKHNNLYLVATSKKNACVSLVFSFLYKVVQVFSEYFKELEEESIRDNFVIIYELLDELMDFGYPQTTDSKILQEYITQEGHKLETGAPRPPATVTNAVSWRSEGIKYRKNEVFLDVIESVNLLVSANGNVLRSEIVGSIKMRVFLSGMPELRLGLNDKVLFDNTGRGKSKSVELEDVKFHQCVRLSRFENDRTISFIPPDGEFELMSYRLNTHVKPLIWIESVIEKHSHSRIEYMIKAKSQFKRRSTANNVEIHIPVPNDADSPKFKTTVGSVKWVPENSEIVWSIKSFPGGKEYLMRAHFGLPSVEAEDKEGKPPISVKFEIPYFTTSGIQVRYLKIIEKSGYQALPWVRYITQNGDYQLRTQ; encoded by the exons atgTCGGCCAGCGCCGTCTACGTGCTGGACCTGAAGGGGAAG GTTCTCATCTGCCGGAATTACCGTGGAGATGTGGACATGTCAGAGGTGGAGCATTTTATGCCAATCCttatggaaaaggaagaagaggggacGCTTTCTCCTATTCTAGCACATGGAGGAGTTCGTTTTATGTGGATTAAACATAACAACCTATATC TTGTTGCAACTTCTAAGAAAAATGCTTGTGTATCActggtgttttcatttttatataaagtaGTTCAG gttttttctgaatatttcaagGAGTTGGAAGAAGAGAGCATTAGGGATAATTTTGTCATTATTTATGAGTTGTTAGATGAGCTTATGGATTTTGGTTATCCACAAACCACTGATAGTAAAATTTTACAAGA GTACATCACTCAGGAAGGTCACAAACTTGAAACTGGAGCTCCACGTCCACCTGCCACTGTTACGAATGCTGTTTCATGGAGATCAGAAGggataaaatacaggaaaaatgaaGTGTTCCTGGATGTTATAGAGTCTGTTAACCTTTTG gTCAGTGCCAACGGAAATGTATTACGGAGTGAGATAGTTGGATCCATTAAAATGCGAGTCTTTCTCTCGGGAATGCCAGAGCTGCGCCTTGGTTTAAATGACAAAGTTCTCTTTGATAATACAGGCC GTGGCAAAAGTAAATCAGTAGAACTGGAAGATGTGAAGTTTCACCAGTGTGTTCGTCTCTCTCGCTTTGAAAACGACAGGACAATTTCTTTCATTCCGCCTGATGGAGAGTTTGAACTCATGTCATATCGTCTTAATACCCAC GTAAAACCACTGATCTGGATTGAATCTGTGATTGAAAAACACTCGCACAGCCGCATTGAGTACATGATCAAG gcAAAAAGTCAATTTAAGCGTAGATCAACTGCCAACAATGTGGAGATTCACATTCCAGTTCCAAATGACGCAGACTCGCCAAAGTTTAAAACCACTGTTGGAAGTGTCAAATGGGTTCCAGAGAACAGTGAAATTGTCTGGTCCATTAAATCTTTTCCA GGTGGAAAAGAATACCTGATGAGAGCTCACTTTGGACTTCCAAGTGTTGAAGCTGAAGATAAGGAAGGAAAACCTCCCATTAGTGTAAAGTTCGAGATTCCATATTTCACCACTTCGGGAATCCAG GTTCGCTACTTAAAGATAATTGAGAAGAGTGGCTATCAGGCTCTCCCGTGGGTTCGTTATATTACCCAGAATGGAG aCTACCAGCTTCGAACACAGTAA
- the CIB3 gene encoding calcium and integrin-binding family member 3 isoform X3, protein MGNKQTIFTPEQLDAYQDCTFFTRKEILRLFYRYRDLAPQLVPLDYTDKPDVTLPYELIGSMPELKDNPFRQRIAEVFSEDGDGNMTLDDFLDMFSVLSEMAPRDLKAYYAFKIYDFNNDDYICKSDLEKTVNKLTRNELTPEEVSLVCEKVIYEADVDNDGKLSLEDFQHMIIRAPDFLSTFHIRI, encoded by the exons ATGGGCAACAAGCAAACCATTTTCACTCCAGAGCAGCTGGATGCATATCAG gACTGCACATTCTTTACAAGGAAAGAAATTCTGAG ACTGTTTTACAGATACCGAGATCTAGCCCCACAGCTAGTTCCACTTGACTACACAGATAAACCAGACGTGACGCTTCCCTATGAACTCATTGGCAGCATGCCAGAGCTGAAG GACAATCCATTTCGTCAGCGGATAGCAGAGGTTTTCTCGGAGGATGGAGACGGCAATATGACTTTAGATGATTTTTTGGACATGTTTTCAGTGCTGAGTGAAATGGCTCCCAGAGACTTGAAAGCttattatgcttttaaaatttatg ATTTTAACAATGATGATTACATATGCAAATCAGATCTAGAGAAAACTGTTAACAAATTAACCCGAAATGAACTTACCCCAGAAGAAGTTAGCCTTGTATGTGAAAAGGTGATTTATGAAGCTGATGTGGACAACGATGGCAAGCTGTCTTTGGAAGACTTTCAGCATATGATAATACGAGCTCCAGATTTCCTCAG CACATTTCACATTCGAATCTGA
- the CIB3 gene encoding calcium and integrin-binding family member 3 isoform X2, translated as MGNKQTIFTPEQLDAYQDCTFFTRKEILRLFYRYRDLAPQLVPLDYTDKPDVTLPYELIGSMPELKDNPFRQRIAEVFSEDGDGNMTLDDFLDMFSVLSEMAPRDLKAYYAFKIYDFNNDDYICKSDLEKTVNKLTRNELTPEEVSLVCEKVIYEADVDNDGKLSLEDFQHMIIRAPDFLSHYRSPLFPDSF; from the exons ATGGGCAACAAGCAAACCATTTTCACTCCAGAGCAGCTGGATGCATATCAG gACTGCACATTCTTTACAAGGAAAGAAATTCTGAG ACTGTTTTACAGATACCGAGATCTAGCCCCACAGCTAGTTCCACTTGACTACACAGATAAACCAGACGTGACGCTTCCCTATGAACTCATTGGCAGCATGCCAGAGCTGAAG GACAATCCATTTCGTCAGCGGATAGCAGAGGTTTTCTCGGAGGATGGAGACGGCAATATGACTTTAGATGATTTTTTGGACATGTTTTCAGTGCTGAGTGAAATGGCTCCCAGAGACTTGAAAGCttattatgcttttaaaatttatg ATTTTAACAATGATGATTACATATGCAAATCAGATCTAGAGAAAACTGTTAACAAATTAACCCGAAATGAACTTACCCCAGAAGAAGTTAGCCTTGTATGTGAAAAGGTGATTTATGAAGCTGATGTGGACAACGATGGCAAGCTGTCTTTGGAAGACTTTCAGCATATGATAATACGAGCTCCAGATTTCCTCAG CCATTACAGATCACCACTCTTCCCTGACAGTTTCTAG
- the FAM32A gene encoding protein FAM32A, translating into MADYEAVQRGPLRLKGSGGALGVGKRKKKKAKDKAQILEQIVSSKKQEEEKKRGLDKRTPAQVAYEKMQEKRQMERILKKASKTHKQRVEDFNRHLDTLTEHYDIPKVSWTK; encoded by the exons ATGGCGGACTACGAGGCGGTGCAGCGCGGGCCGCTGCGGCTGAAGGGCAGCGGCGGGGCTCTGGGGGTCGGCAAGCG gaagaagaaaaaggcgAAGGACAAGGCCCAGATCCTGGAGCAGATCGTGAGTAgcaagaagcaggaggaggagaagaagcgCGGCCTGGACAAGCGGACCCCGGCGCAGGTGGCCTACGAGAAGATGCAGGAGAAGAGG CAAATGGAGAGGATTCTGAAGAAAGCGTCTAAAACCCATAAGCAGAGGGTGGAG GACTTCAACAGGCACTTGGATACTCTGACTGAGCATTACGACATTCCTAAAGTCAGCTGGACTAAGTGA
- the CIB3 gene encoding calcium and integrin-binding family member 3 isoform X1 — protein MGNKQTIFTPEQLDAYQDCTFFTRKEILRLFYRYRDLAPQLVPLDYTDKPDVTLPYELIGSMPELKDNPFRQRIAEVFSEDGDGNMTLDDFLDMFSVLSEMAPRDLKAYYAFKIYDFNNDDYICKSDLEKTVNKLTRNELTPEEVSLVCEKVIYEADVDNDGKLSLEDFQHMIIRAPDFLSETCRWNCFLNIQQLLLHLRLPPMREQNERSKDDNFW, from the exons ATGGGCAACAAGCAAACCATTTTCACTCCAGAGCAGCTGGATGCATATCAG gACTGCACATTCTTTACAAGGAAAGAAATTCTGAG ACTGTTTTACAGATACCGAGATCTAGCCCCACAGCTAGTTCCACTTGACTACACAGATAAACCAGACGTGACGCTTCCCTATGAACTCATTGGCAGCATGCCAGAGCTGAAG GACAATCCATTTCGTCAGCGGATAGCAGAGGTTTTCTCGGAGGATGGAGACGGCAATATGACTTTAGATGATTTTTTGGACATGTTTTCAGTGCTGAGTGAAATGGCTCCCAGAGACTTGAAAGCttattatgcttttaaaatttatg ATTTTAACAATGATGATTACATATGCAAATCAGATCTAGAGAAAACTGTTAACAAATTAACCCGAAATGAACTTACCCCAGAAGAAGTTAGCCTTGTATGTGAAAAGGTGATTTATGAAGCTGATGTGGACAACGATGGCAAGCTGTCTTTGGAAGACTTTCAGCATATGATAATACGAGCTCCAGATTTCCTCAG TGAAACATGCAGATGGAACTGCTTCTTGAACATTCAACAACTACTACTTCACCTGAGATTACCACCCATGAGAGAGCAGAATGAGAGGAGCAAAGACGACAATTTCTGGTAA